Proteins co-encoded in one Nitrospira sp. genomic window:
- a CDS encoding prepilin-type N-terminal cleavage/methylation domain-containing protein, with product MEQDGTTLTELMVVVAIIGMVATMAAPDYLVLNKRNQLRCTTEELASELRGARQLAMTYRDRVRIVVDMDQQILTTEFINKATTHHAYHYGGKGIVIEEPSAGPEILFHPSGRSASATTIQLHSLEGQTQQLTVSITGRVSIL from the coding sequence ATGGAGCAAGACGGTACGACGTTGACGGAGCTCATGGTGGTTGTCGCGATCATAGGGATGGTCGCCACAATGGCGGCTCCCGACTATTTGGTCCTCAACAAGCGCAATCAGCTTCGTTGTACGACCGAGGAGCTCGCTTCGGAACTGCGTGGTGCTCGGCAGCTGGCGATGACCTATCGGGACCGCGTTCGAATCGTCGTCGACATGGACCAGCAGATCCTTACCACTGAGTTCATCAACAAGGCCACCACGCATCACGCGTATCACTATGGGGGAAAAGGGATTGTCATCGAAGAGCCAAGCGCAGGGCCGGAGATCCTCTTCCATCCAAGCGGACGCTCGGCCAGTGCTACGACGATTCAACTTCACAGCTTAGAAGGGCAGACCCAACAGCTCACCGTGAGCATCACGGGTCGGGTATCGATCCTATGA
- a CDS encoding A24 family peptidase, which translates to MHESQVLLWLPMVGLFGALIGSFLNVCIYRLPRQESIAWPGSHCPSCSHSIAWHDNIPVLSYFTLAGRCRHCAVRIPFRYPLVEILNASGYVGLLWFFGPSWVAVAYGLLYSALLVVAGTDLSHKIIPNVVTFPGIIVGLVCATTVLPLGFLGGMLGVLVGGGILWLLAWASPYLFGKEGMGGGDIKLLAMIGAFLGWKPALMTIMVGSFLGSLVGLTLIAAQVIKREDYIPFGPFLVCGALVALFFGQSILDWYQGILAG; encoded by the coding sequence ATGCATGAGAGCCAGGTTCTATTGTGGCTGCCGATGGTCGGTCTTTTCGGCGCACTCATCGGTAGCTTTCTCAATGTCTGTATCTACCGCTTGCCACGGCAGGAGTCGATCGCATGGCCAGGCTCCCATTGCCCGAGCTGCTCTCATTCCATTGCCTGGCACGATAACATTCCCGTTCTAAGTTACTTCACGTTGGCGGGACGCTGCAGGCATTGTGCCGTGCGCATTCCCTTCCGCTATCCCTTGGTGGAGATCCTGAATGCCTCTGGTTATGTAGGGCTCCTTTGGTTCTTCGGCCCAAGCTGGGTTGCTGTGGCGTACGGCCTGCTCTATTCAGCCCTCCTCGTGGTAGCTGGGACCGATCTTTCGCATAAGATCATCCCCAATGTCGTGACGTTTCCAGGGATCATTGTAGGCCTCGTCTGCGCCACCACTGTCTTACCTCTCGGGTTCCTGGGGGGCATGCTGGGGGTTCTTGTCGGCGGAGGAATCCTGTGGCTTCTGGCCTGGGCCAGTCCCTATCTTTTTGGTAAGGAGGGGATGGGGGGGGGGGACATCAAGCTTCTGGCGATGATAGGGGCATTTCTGGGATGGAAACCCGCGCTGATGACCATCATGGTAGGGTCGTTCCTGGGATCACTCGTGGGGCTTACTCTTATTGCCGCACAGGTGATCAAACGCGAGGATTACATTCCCTTCGGGCCGTTTCTGGTTTGCGGGGCGCTGGTGGCACTATTCTTTGGCCAATCTATCCTTGATTGGTATCAGGGCATCTTGGCCGGATAA
- a CDS encoding LuxR C-terminal-related transcriptional regulator — MAKAIGKPRPRKSLADLEPPPRTKRPESLTSREQEILELIWAGFKNKEIGHRLKISVKTVEAHRANMMKKMRVSNTAQLLKTAIQGGALRVR; from the coding sequence ATGGCCAAAGCAATTGGGAAGCCACGACCTCGGAAATCTTTAGCCGATCTTGAACCTCCTCCACGCACAAAACGGCCTGAGTCGCTTACGTCACGCGAGCAGGAAATTTTGGAGTTGATCTGGGCGGGATTTAAGAACAAGGAAATCGGTCACCGGTTGAAGATTAGCGTCAAAACCGTCGAAGCCCACCGCGCCAATATGATGAAGAAAATGCGAGTGTCGAATACGGCTCAACTGTTGAAAACCGCCATCCAGGGTGGCGCGCTGAGGGTCAGGTAA
- the rlmB gene encoding 23S rRNA (guanosine(2251)-2'-O)-methyltransferase RlmB — MAQPGGSVNSQEILYGLHAVREALKAGNRPLQRVLVIRTDKQFTDLVQLARAQHIPIHVQPLTSFDRLVPNGKHQGVVAFTSAKAYQTEESILARAAERHEAPLLVVLDGVEDPHNLGAVLRTAEGAGAHGVFVPERRAAGLTSVVAKASAGAIDHIPVARVTNMSRSIESLKAAGVWLYGVTPSANKVYTDIDLREAVGLVLGGEGAGIRPGVLQHCDDRVRIPLRGQVQSLNVSAAAAIVLFEAVRQRRPT, encoded by the coding sequence ATGGCACAACCCGGTGGAAGCGTTAATTCCCAGGAGATTCTCTACGGCCTCCATGCCGTACGCGAAGCGCTGAAAGCCGGAAACCGACCATTGCAACGTGTGCTGGTTATTCGAACCGACAAACAGTTCACCGATTTGGTGCAGCTAGCTCGAGCACAGCATATTCCGATTCATGTTCAGCCTCTGACCTCCTTCGACCGTCTGGTTCCCAACGGCAAGCACCAAGGGGTGGTGGCCTTTACCTCAGCAAAGGCTTATCAGACGGAGGAGTCGATCCTCGCTCGAGCTGCCGAAAGGCATGAAGCGCCACTCTTGGTAGTCTTGGACGGAGTCGAAGATCCACACAATCTCGGCGCCGTGCTGCGCACGGCGGAGGGGGCAGGTGCCCACGGAGTATTTGTCCCCGAACGACGAGCCGCCGGACTTACGTCCGTGGTGGCCAAGGCCTCGGCCGGAGCGATCGACCATATTCCCGTTGCACGCGTGACAAACATGAGCAGATCGATCGAGTCGTTGAAAGCGGCCGGAGTTTGGCTCTATGGGGTGACGCCGTCAGCGAATAAGGTATATACGGACATCGACCTACGAGAAGCGGTCGGGTTGGTTCTGGGAGGGGAAGGAGCGGGAATCAGGCCTGGCGTCCTGCAACATTGCGATGACCGTGTCCGCATTCCTCTGAGGGGCCAGGTCCAATCGCTGAATGTGTCGGCTGCTGCCGCAATAGTTCTGTTTGAGGCGGTTCGTCAGCGCCGTCCGACCTAG